A region from the Fusarium musae strain F31 chromosome 1, whole genome shotgun sequence genome encodes:
- the HIS3 gene encoding imidazoleglycerol-phosphate dehydratase (EggNog:ENOG41~BUSCO:EOG09262E98), which produces METTLPLPFLVSIGSPDGQATNDGLTRHEIALLGAPFYEIASKDWGRPSAGTNVHMDVTGLSDPGDVIALLDGGVRTVFVASESYSEYTEYGARAIPTVSSLDISTASKNGLLVKDFDISSSDVDKFIKEASAKKIKSLYIKPAPKTDIEKFIEIAKKANAIPIIPSTRLTTDRNDSGRLLLSKVIASYWKSDRPDGLIPTVVTDDAGIALGLAYTSEESILEALRTQTGVYQSRKRGLWVKGLTSGDTQELLRIGLDCDNDTLKFVVNQNGRFCHLQQFGCFGDLKGISALEQTLKSRKESAPEGSYTARLFSDEKLLRAKIMEEAEELCDGKTKENIAFEAADLIYFALTKAVGAGVSLADIEANLDAKSLKVKRRTGNAKGKWAEKEGIEIDAAPGKSSQPAAEKPADGRIAMERVDASKISKADLVEKLKRPSQKSPDAILKIIQPIIEDVRTGGDKAVLSYTHKFEKATSLTSPVLKAPFPKELMDISPETIEAIDVSFENIRKFHSAQQEEKSLQVETMPGIVCSRFSRPIERVGLYIPGGTAVLPSTALMLGVPAMVAGCQKIVFASPPRSDGRITPEIVYVAHKVGAESIVLAGGAQAVAALAYGTESVTKVDKILGPGNQFVTAAKMHVSNDTNAGCGIDMPAGPSEVLVVADKDANPSFVASDLLSQAEHGVDSQVILLAVGLNEQELQAIEDEVHKQALALPRVDIVRGSIAHSVTVQVKDIEEAMRISNEYAPEHLILQIKDAEKAVDHVMNAGSVFIGHWTPESVGDYSAGVNHSLPTYGFAKQYSGVNLGSFQKHITSSNLTAEGLKNVGTAVMQLAKVEELEAHRRAVEIRLNYLKQQQ; this is translated from the exons ATGGAGACGACTCTACCACTGCCATTCTTGGTGAGTATTGGCAGCCCCGATGGACAGGCTACCAATGATGGCCTCACTCGTCATGAGATTGCCCTTCTGGGAGCTCCTTTCTATGAGATAGCTTCTAAGGATTGGGGTCGCCCCAGTGCCGGAACCAATGTTCACATGGATGTCACGGGTTTAAGTGACCCAGGCGATGTGATTGCGTTGCTCGATGGCGGGGTTCGAACGGTTTTTGTTGCTTCAGAGTCCTACTCTGAGTACACAGAATATGGCGCAAGAGCCATTCCCACTGTTTCTTCCCTTGACATTTCCACAGCTTCCAAAAATGGTCTATTAGTAAAAGATTTCGACATTTCATCGAGCGACGTCGACAAGTTTATTAAGGAAGCAtcagccaagaagatcaagagccTTTACATCAAGCCAGCTCCTAAGACCGATATCGAAAAGTTCATCGAAatcgccaagaaggccaatgCAATCCCTATCATCCCTTCTACAAGGTTGACGACCGACAGGAACGATTCGGGTCGATTGTTGTTATCTAAGGTTATCGCATCATACTGGAAATCCGATCGACCTGACGGCCTTATCCCTACTGTGGTTACCGATGATGCCGGGATCGCGTTGGGTCTCGCCTATACCAGCGAGGAGAGTATTCTGGAGGCTCTCAGAACACAAACCGGAGTCTACCAGAGTCGCAAACGTGGTCTTTGGGTGAAGGGACTTACTTCTGGTGACACCCAGGAACTGTTGCGAATTGGTCTCGACTGTGACAACGACACTCTCAAATTTGTGGTTAATCAGAATGGCCGTTTCTGCCACCTCCAGCAGTTTGGCTGCTTTGGAGACCTCAAGGGCATTTCAGCACTCGAACAGACACTCAAGTCACGCAAAGAGTCTGCCCCTGAGGGTTCTTACACGGCCCGCTTATTCTCcgatgagaagcttctgcGAGCAAAGATTATGGAGGAAGCAGAGGAGCTTTGCGATGGCAAGACCAAAGAGAACATCGCTTTCGAAGCTGCTGATTTGATCTACTTTGCTTTAACTAAGGCTGTTGGCGCAGGTGTTAGCCTCGCAGACATTGAGGCTAATCTGGACGccaagagcttgaaggtCAAGCGTAGAACAGGCAATGCCAAGGGCAAGTGGGCGGAGAAGGAGGGTATCGAGATCGATGCAGCCCCCGGGAAGTCCTCACAGCCAGCAGCAGAGAAACCAGCTGATGGACGTATTGCTATGGAGCGAGTTGATGCCTCAAAGATCTCCAAGGCTGATCTCGtagagaagctcaagagacCATCTCAGAAATCCCCCgacgccatcttgaagattATTCAGCCTATCATCGAGGACGTGCGAACTGGCGGCGACAAGGCTGTTCTATCTTACACCCACAAGTTTGAGAAGGCCACTTCATTGACATCGCCTGTGCTGAAGGCTCCCTTCCCCAAGGAGCTTATGGATATCTCGCCTGAGACCATTGAAGCTATTGACGTCTCTTTTGAGAATATTCGAAAGTTCCACTCTGCACAGCAGGAGGAAAAGTCTCTCCAGGTTGAGACAATGCCTGGCATTGTCTGTAGCCGCTTCTCGAGACCCATTGAGCGAGTCGGTCTTTACATCCCTGGTGGAACTGCTGTTCTTCCCAGTACTGCTCTGATGCTTGGAGTTCCAGCTATGGTGGCTGGTTGCCAGAAGATTGTATTTGCCTCCCCTCCTAGATCTGATGGTCGCATTACCCCTGAAATTGTCTACGTTGCTCACAAGGTCGGTGCTGAGAGCATTGTATTGGCAGGTGGTGCTCAGGCTGTTGCCGCTTTGGCTTATGGTACGGAGAGTGTCACCAAGGTTGACAAGATTCTTGGACCTGGTAACCAATTTGTGACTGCGGCCAAGATGCACGTCAGCAACGACACCAATGCTGGCTGCGGTATTGACATGCCAGCTGGACCCTCTgaggttcttgttgttgccGACAAGGATGCCAACCCTTCTTTTGTTGCCTCTGATCTTCTTTCTCAAGCCGAACATGGTGTCGATAGCCAAGTCATTCTGCTTGCTGTTGGCCTCAACGAGCAGGAGCTCCAGGCTATCGAGGACGAAGTTCACAAACAAGCCCTTGCTCTTCCTCGTGTCGATATCGTCCGAGGATCCATTGCTCACTCTGTCACTGTTCAGGTCAAGGACATTGAAGAGGCCATGCGCATCAGCAACGAGTATGCCCCTGAACACCTCATCCTCCAAATCAAGGATGCCGAGAAAGCTGTTGATCATGTCATGAACGCTGGCAGTGTGTTTATTGGTCACTGGACCCCTGAGAGTGTTGGCGACTACTCTGCTGGTGTCAACCACTCTTTGC CTACTTATGGATTCGCCAAGCAGTACTCTGGCGTCAACTTGGGCTCGTTCCAGAAGCACATTACAAGCTCCAACCTTACTGCTGAAGGTCTCAAGAATGTTGGTACCGCCGTCATGCAACTGGCCAAggtcgaggagcttgaggctcaCAGAAGGGCTGTGGAGATCCGACTCAACTATTTGAAGCAACAGCAGTAG
- a CDS encoding hypothetical protein (EggNog:ENOG41~BUSCO:EOG092650VI) — MSSSQPQVNGVPASSASTSQPLPSTQTTAAASSQTAAAASQNAPPPAPSTTAPRPRDSRLIELLLTSQGVTAYEPRVPLLLLDFAYRHTSSVLSDALHLSGDPYVTQAGSKPSANAGAISAPAGDAAVTANAVKLAIAARLSYQFRGGNAGGGISKDYMQELARERNKVALPKIVPSEWGVRLPSERFVLSGTSWGLKDVWDEEDEEEEEQGGDAMEGIEGPEPEDIGGDGVEGGTVEDMFGEDVDEEMAEEG; from the coding sequence ATGTCATCAAGCCAACCCCAAGTAAACGGGGTTCCTGCCTCATCGGCAAGCACTTCGCAACCATTACCAAGCACACAAACCACGGCGGCCGCTTCTAGCCAAACTGCTGCTGCAGCCTCACAGAACGCACCTCCTCCagcgccatcaacaaccgcCCCTCGACCGCGCGACTCAAGGCTTATCGAACTACTGCTCACATCGCAAGGCGTCACCGCTTATGAGCCACGCGTtcccctcctccttctcgactTCGCCTACCGCCATACCTCATCTGTTCTTAGCGATGCGCTACATCTTTCCGGCGACCCATATGTCACACAAGCCGGCTCCAAACCATCAGCAAATGCTGGAGCAATCTCAGCACCTGCAGGCGACGCTGCAGTCACCGCCAATGCCGTTAAGCTCGCCATCGCTGCGCGACTCAGCTATCAGTTCCGCGGAGGAAACGCAGGCGGGGGGATTAGCAAAGATTACATGCAAGAACTTGCGCGCGAACGCAACAAGGTAGCACTGCCTAAAATTGTGCCCAGTGAATGGGGTGTGCGACTACCAAGCGAACGATTCGTCCTGAGTGGCACAAGTTGGGGACTGAAGGATGTatgggatgaagaggatgaagaggaagaggaacaaGGAGGTGATGCCATGGAGGGCATTGAGGGTCCCGAGCCTGAAGATATCGGCGGAGATGGGGTTGAGGGTGGGACAGTAGAGGATATGTTTGGTGAGGATGTCGACGAGGAGATGGCTGAGGAGGGCTAG
- a CDS encoding hypothetical protein (EggNog:ENOG41~MEROPS:MER0001229), giving the protein MASRRLALNLSRGLRNRAGLSAAAPFTRGFATPSTVGKTQTSTLKNGLTVATEHSPFAQTSTVGVWIDAGSRAETDETNGTAHFLEHLAFKGTAKRTQQQLELEIENMGGHLNAYTSRENTVYFAKAFNSDVPQCVDILSDILQNSKLEESAIERERDVILRESEEVEKQVEEVVFDHLHATAFQHQPLGRTILGPRQNIRDITRKELTDYIKNNYTADRMVLVGAGGIPHEQLVELAEKHFSGLPSSAPQTSAYLASKQKADFMGSDVRVRDDGMPTANIALAVEGVSWNSEDYFTALVAQAIVGNYDKAVGQAPHQGSKLSGWVHKHDLANSFMSFSTSYNDTGLWGIYLVSDKPDRVDDLVHFAIREWMRLCTNVSAAETERAKAQLKASILLSLDGTTAVAEDIGRQLVTTGRRMAPNEIERKIDAITEKDIMDFANRKLWDRDIAVSAVGTIEGLFDYQRLRNTMKPKF; this is encoded by the exons ATGGCGTCCCGGAGACTGGCTTTGAACCTCTCACGAGGTCTGCGAAACCGTGCTGGTCTTTCGGCCGCCGCTCCTTTCACACGAGGCTTTGCCACCCCCTCTACTGTCGGCAAGACTCAGACTTCGACTCTTAAGAATGGATTGACT GTCGCTACCGAGCACTCGCCCTTTGCGCAAACGTCGACCGTCGGTGTCTGGATCGATGCCGGTTCCCGGGCTGAGACTGACGAGACCAACGGTACCGCCCACTTCCTTGAGCATCTCGCTTTCAAG GGTACTGCAAAGCGAACTCAGCAGCAATTGGAGTTGGAGATTGAGAACATGGGTGGTCACCTGAACGCCTACACTTCG CGCGAGAACACCGTCTACTTCGCCAAGGCTTTCAACTCTGATGTTCCCCAGTGTGTCGATATCCTCTCCGATATTCTCCAGAACTCCAAGCTCGAGGAGTCCGCCATCGAGCGTGAGCGCGACGTTATTCTCCGAGAGTccgaggaggttgagaagcaggttgaggaggttgttTTCGATCACCTCCATGCTACTGCTTTCCAGCACCAGCCCCTTGGCCGCACTATCCTTGGCCCTCGACAGAACATCCGCGACATCACCCGAAAAGAGCTCACCGActacatcaagaacaactaCACTGCTGACCGTATGGTTCTCGTTGGTGCCGGTGGCATCCCTCACGAGCAGCTCGTCGAGCTCGCTGAGAAGCACTTCTCCGGCCTTCCCTCAAGTGCTCCCCAGACCAGCGCCTATCTTGCCTCCAAGCAGAAGGCTGACTTCATGGGTTCTGACGTCCGTGTCCGAGATGACGGCATGCCTACTGCTAACATAGCCCTCGCTGTTGAGGGTGTCAGCTGGAACTCTGAGGACTACTTCACTGCTCTTGTCGCTCAGGCTATTGTTGGCAACTACGACAAGGCTGTTGGCCAGGCTCCCCACCAGGGCAGCAAGCTCAGCGGCTGGGTCCATAAGCACGACCTTGCTAACAGCTTCATGAGCTTCTCCACTAGCTACAACGACACTGG TCTCTGGGGTATCTACCTTGTTTCCGACAAGCCTGACCGAGTTGACGACCTCGTCCACTTCGCTATCCGTGAGTGGATGCGCCTCTGCACCAACGTCAGCGCCGCTGAGACCGAGCGTGCCAAGGCTCAGCTCAAGGCCTCCATCCTCCTATCACTCGATGGCACCACAGCGGTTGCTGAGGACATTGGCCGACAGCTCGTGACCACTGGCCGCCGCATGGCCCCTAACGAGATTGAGCGAAAGATTGATGCTATCACCGAGAAGGATATCATGGACTTCGCCAACCGAAAACTTTGGGATCGGGATATTGCTGTTAGCGCTGTTGGAACTATTGAGGGTCTCTTTGACTACCAGAGACTTCGCAACACCATGAAGCCCAagttttga
- a CDS encoding hypothetical protein (EggNog:ENOG41) translates to MPSDNYNFGDVFQAIYIAKQKPSPRPVSEDMKVVLQSFPPLGKVTPIQGTEVTLTLVLEIPKYRTNEPWEASVWHSVDGSDWKDLEVVSLTETGAPQALQALDDSMSRFYFTSSFSFTTSVQFTFKFRHSPDADWRWIRDEQDVNDGLIVNASNRISSSDLSDSIPDLNSQDWSVKPRLSQSPRTSLWSLEAVIPAANSDESSYRDISVGTPWGSFVRLWSPWLAPRHGHSQFKLDKDAILCCFLSPQGHNLVFLAVGGVSHVLPVFRSEPNGKLQVHIRNDGLSEEKAVILVSVGDDFDCTIASVMYHARDMVAGTKKASDELSQALSALKRDFKAEWLEYWFDGLGFCTWNALGQRLTDQRIFDALDKLSEHDIQVSSLIIDDNWQSIDYRGPSQFQYGWNEFEAEPKGFPKGLKSTISHIRQNHPHIQHIAVWHALLGYWGGIAPDGKLAKTYKTIVVTREEADRRNLPLGGKMTVIAQEDVYRFYDDFYRFLSDAGIDAVKTDAQFMIDTWIEASPRRDLINTYLDAWTISLRHLSYKAISCMSQFPEALFHSQMPTNRPTILVRNSDDFFPEVPASHPWHVWTNAHNAIFMQHLNVLPDWDMFQTVHDYSGFHAAARCVSGGPIYITDVPGEHDMDLIEQMSGRTPRGKTVIFRPSSLGKAVDPYIGYDDDLLLKVGSYHGASQTGSPIMAIFNISSRPLTELVALSAFPGVVRDLEYLVRAHTTGRVSRPTKVESPESLFTISLPVRGYDILSAFPLTRLSSKNHGNVAISNLGLLGKMAGAAAILMNDVQVRENGRVLIDTRVKAFGTLGIYVSTLPSLTIEDDFLITVQEKVIPVYTVAISTVDACVLEINIGKAWKELGLETRWGNDVEVKVYFSL, encoded by the exons ATGCCTTCTGACAATTACAACTTTGGCGATGTCTTCCAGGCGATTTACATCGCCAAGCAGAAACCTTCGCCACGCCCCGTTTCTGAAGACATGAAAGTTGTTTTACAAAGCTTCCCGCCTCTCGGGAAAGTGACACCTATCCAGGGTACAGAGGTCACTTTGACGCTTGTCCTTGAGATACCCAAGTACCGTACCAATGAGCCATGGGAAGCCTCAGTATGGCACTCGGTAGACGGCTCAGATTGGAAGGATCTGGAGGTAGTCTCACTCACAGAGACTGGAGCCCCCCAGGCTCTCCAAGCACTGGATGATTCCATGTCACGATTCTATTTcacatcttccttctcattTACAACATCTGTGCAGTTCACTTTCAAGTTCCGTCATAGTCCTGATGCAGACTGGAGATGGATTCGTGATGAACAGGATGTCAATGATGGCTTGATTGTCAATGCCTCTAACAGGATTTCTTCTAGTGATCTCTCTGATTCAATTCCTGATCTCAACTCTCAAGACTGGAGTGTCAAGCCACGTTTGAGTCAATCACCTAGAACTTCACTCTGGTCACTCGAAGCAGTCATTCCAGCTGCAAATAGCGATGAGTCTTCGTACAGAGACATCAGTGTCGGTACTCCCTGGGGCTCTTTTGTTAG ACTATGGTCACCGTGGCTTGCACCTCGCCATGGGCACTCTCAATTCAAACTCGATAAAGATGCCATTCTCTGTTGCTTCTTAAGCCCCCAAGGTCATAACCTAGTGTTCCTTGCCGTCGGCGGTGTCAGTCATGTCTTGCCAGTATTTCGAAGCGAGCCCAATGGAAAGCTGCAGGTTCAT ATCCGAAATGACGGTCTCTCCGAAGAAAAGGCCGTTATTCTTGTTTCAGTTGGAGACGATTTCGACTGCACCATTGCATCTGTGATGTATCATGCTCGAGATATGGTTGCGGGAACAAAGAAAGCCAGCGATGAGTTGTCACAGGCCTTGTCCGCATTGAAGAGGGACTTCAAGGCAGAGTGGCTAGAATACTGGTTTGATGGACTGGGTTTCT GCACATGGAACGCTCTGGGCCAACGACTAACAGATCAGAGAATATTCGACGCTCTCGATAAGCTTTCTGAGCACGACATCCAGGTATCTAGTCTCATTATTGATGACAACTGGCAGTCGATCGACTATCGTGGCCCAAGCCAGTTTCAATATGGTTGGAACGAGTTTGAAGCGGAACCCAAGGGGTTTCCCAAAGGCTTGAAATCCACCATATCTCATATTCGACAGAACCATCCACATATCCAACACATTGCTGTTTGGCATGCCCTCCTGGGCTACTGGGGTGGCATTGCTCCTGATGGCAAGCTTGCCAAGACATACAAGACCATCGTAGTGACACGGGAAGAAGCTGACCGCCGAAATCTTCCGTTAGGTGGGAAGATGACGGTAATCGCACAAGAAGATGTGTATCGATTCTATGATGATTTTTATCGATTCCTCTCAGATGCCGGTATCGATGCTGTTAAGACGGATGCGCAGTTCATGATCGATACGTGGATTGAAGCATCCCCGCGCCGAGATCTGATCAATACGTACCTCGATGCGTGGACCATCTCACTTCGTCACCTCAGTTACAAGGCGATATCATGTATGTCGCAGTTCCCTGAGGCACTCTTCCATTCGCAGATGCCAACCAATCGGCCTACCATTCTTGTTCGAAACTCTGACGACTTCTTCCCTGAGGTTCCTGCTTCACATCCATGGCACGTGTGGACAAATGCGCACAATGCTATCTTTATGCAGCATCTAAATGTTCTTCCCGACTGGGACATGTTCCAAACTGTCCATGACTATTCCGGATTTCATGCTGCGGCCAGATGTGTGAGCGGAGGTCCAATTTATATCACTGATGTTCCCGGTGAGCATGACATGGATCTTATTGAGCAAATGAGTGGTCGTACCCCGCGGGGTAAGACTGTCATATTCCGGCCAAGCTCTTTAGGAAAGGCCGTTGACCCTTATATCGGATACGACGATGATTTACTCCTCAAGGTTGGAAGCTATCATG GAGCCTCACAGACCGGAAGCCCTATCATGGCCATTTTCAATATCTCCTCTCGGCCATTGACTGAATTGGTAGCTCTTTCAGCGTTCCCTGGTGTGGTCCGCGACCTTGAATACCTGGTTCGTGCTCATACCACAGGCAGGGTTTCTCGTCCTACAAAGGTCGAGAGCCCAGAATCACTATTTACTATCTCATTGCCTGTCAGAGGCTATGATATTCTCTCCGCCTTTCCTTTGACTCGCCTATCCAGCAAGAACCATGGCAATGTCGCGATCTCGAATTTAGGCCTGTTAGGCAAGATGGCTGGTGCAGCAGCAATCCTCATGAACGATGTTCAAGTGCGAGAGAATGGACGTGTTCTGATTGATACGCGAGTTAAAGCATTTGGCACCCTAG GGATCTATGTATCTACACTCCCTTCTTTGACGATTGAAGATGATTTTCTGATCACGGTTCAAGAAAAGGTCATACCTGTGTATACCGTGGCCATTTCTACGGTTGATGCTTGTGTACTTGAGATCAACATTGGAAAAGCCTGGAAGGAATTGGGTCTTGAAACTCGATGGGGAAATGACGTCGAAGTCAAGGTCTACTTCAGTTTGTGA
- a CDS encoding hypothetical protein (EggNog:ENOG41~BUSCO:EOG09261T6U) — MSASVLDYTTALEVLKEYKQKDGLDIHELMDTTKHGGLTYNDFLLLPGYIGFAASEVTLDAPITKRITLKTPFVSSPMDTVTEHEMAIHMALQGGLGVIHHNCSPEAQADMVRKVKRYENGFILDPIVIDRNTTVGEAKALKEKWGFGGFPVTADGKLGSKLLGIVTNRDLQFEEDLDQPVSNVMVTDLVTAPEHVTLLEANKSLSKSKKGKLPIVDKDFNLVSMISRSDLTKNQHFPNASKLPDSKQLLCAAAIGTRPEDKLRLKKLVDAGLDIVILDSSQGNSMYQIEMIKWVKSEFPGVDVIGGNVVTREQAASLIAAGVDGLRIGMGSGSACITQEVMAVGRPQAAAVYSVSRFAARFGVPCIADGGIQNVGHIVKGLALGASTIMMGGLLAGTTESPGTSFVSREGKLVKAYRGMGSIDAMQDKKAGNGGKDSQKSNAGTARYFSEGDSVLVAQGVSGAVAHRGSINKFVPYLAAGLKHSLQDSGMTSLKTMHESAEAGELRFELRTASAQLEGNVNMESYEKKLYA; from the exons ATGTCTGCCTCGGTCCTTGACTACACCACAGCCCTCGAGGTGCTGAAGGAGTACAAGCAGAAGGATGGTCTCGACATCCACGAGCTTATGGACACAACCAAGCACGGCGGTCTTACCTATAATGACTTCCTGCTTCTGCCCGGCTACATTGGCTTCGCTGCCTCTGAGGTCACCCTCGATGCGCCCATCACTAAGCGCATTACTCTCAAGACCCCCTTCGTCTCGTCTCCCATGGACACTGTCACGGAGCACGAGATGGCTATCCACATGGCTCTCCAGGGTGGTCTTGGTGTTATTCATCACAACTGCTCTCCTGAGGCCCAGGCCGATATGGTCCGCAAGGTCAAGCGATACGAGAACGGGTTCATCCTCGACCCTATCGTCATTGATCGCAACACCACTGTTGGTGAGGCTAAAGCTCTGAAGGAGAAGTGGGGTTTCGGTGGTTTCCCAGTCACTG CCGATGGCAAGCTTGGTTCCAAGCTGCTTGGTATTGTTACCAACCGAGACCTACAGTtcgaggaggatcttgaccAGCCTGTCTCCAATGTCATGGTTACTGACCTTGTCACTGCTCCCGAGCACGTCACTCTCCTCGAAGCCAACAAAAGTCTTTCCAAAtccaagaagggcaagctgCCCATTGTCGACAAGGATTTCAACCTGGTCTCTATGATCTCTCGCTCCGATTTGACCAAGAACCAGCACTTCCCCAATGCCTCCAAGCTTCCCGACAGCAAACAGCTCCTTTGCGCTGCTGCCATTGGTACTCGCCCCGAGGACAAGCTTcgcctcaagaagctggttGACGCTGGTCTTGACATCGTTATCCTTGACAGCTCTCAGGGTAACAGCATGTACCAGATTGAGATGATCAAGTGGGTGAAGAGTGAGTTCCCTGGTGTCGATGTCATTGGCGGAAACGTCGTGACTCGAGAGCAGGCTGCGTCTCTGATCGCTGCTGGTGTCGACGGTCTCCGAATCGGTATGGGCAGTGGCTCCGCCTGTATTACACAGGAGGTTATGGCTGTCGGCCGTCCTCAAGCCGCCGCTGTCTACAGCGTCAGCCGCTTCGCTGCCCGCTTCGGTGTTCCGTGTATCGCCGATGGTGGTATCCAGAACGTTGGCCACATCGTCAAGGGCCTTGCTCTGGGTGCTTCTACCATCATGATGGGTGGTCTCTTGGCTGGTACCACTGAGTCTCCCGGTACTTCTTTCGTCTCCCGCGAGGGTAAGCTCGTCAAGGCTTACCGAGGTATGGGAAGTATCGATGCTATGCAGGACAAGAAGGCCGGTAACGGTGGTAAGGACAGCCAGAAGAGCAATGCTGGTACTGCCCGTTACTTTTCTGAGGGTGATAGCGTCCTGGTTGCTCAGGGTGTCTCTGGCGCTGTTGCTCACCGAGG TTCGATCAACAAGTTTGTCCCCTATCTTGCTGCTGGACTCAAGCACTCTCTCCAGGACAGTGGTATGACCAGCCTTAAGACTATGCACGAGAGTGCCGAGGCCGGTGAGCTGCGCTTCGAGCTTCGAACAGCCAGTGCCCAGTTGGAGGGCAACGTCAACATGGAGTCatatgagaagaagctttATGCGTAA
- a CDS encoding hypothetical protein (EggNog:ENOG41), translated as MGLSSRLLTFSRGYATRSGGSRIKPTLSLDQFIQRGRVLAFYRTILRGTKKIADPTTRAESRKYARDEFERRRNVADAVCSLIRFSTNSLTVLSKSHVRYLLSIGKTEWEGMERYIDGM; from the exons ATGGGCCTCAGCAGTCGTTTGCTGACATTCAGCCGTGGCTATGCCACCCGATCAGGCGGTTCTCGTATCAAGCCAACATTAAGTCTCGACCAG TTCATCCAAAGAGGCCGAGTCTTGGCTTTCTACCGCACTATCCTCCGCGGGACCAAAAAGATCGCTGATCCTACAACAAGAGCCGAGTCTCGAAAATACGCCCGTGACGAATTTGAACGGCGTCGCAACGTCGCAGACGCTGTATGTTCCCTCATTCGCTTCTCAACCAATTCACTAACTGTTCTCTCCAAGTCACACGTTCGGTATCTCCTTTCAATTGGAAAGACGGAGTGGGAAGGCATGGAGAGGTATATCGATGGTATGTAG